One Myripristis murdjan chromosome 18, fMyrMur1.1, whole genome shotgun sequence DNA window includes the following coding sequences:
- the mtmr1a gene encoding myotubularin-related protein 1a isoform X2 yields MEKQAGAGGAADGAGPNRKPRSPPSSGPAADESVDSPTGSHVEWCKQLIAATISSQISGSVPSDTISRDGKVSKRLHLRNRPVLRDRRHVQMDQDQVPLLPGESIQTVAKDMMYICPFSGLVTGTLTITDYKLYFTSLERESPFILDVNLGAISRLETISVPNHGENTRGLELVCKDMRSLRFAYKREEKQPEVADVVAKHGFPLSNNLPLFAFLYKEEFPVDGWKVYDPMAEYKRQGLPNESWTISKMNSSYEICDTYPSVLVIPTSIKEDDIKRVALFRAKHRIPVLSWIHPESQATIIRCSQPLVGPSDRRCKEDERFLQIIMDANAQSHKLTIFDARQSSVADTNKAKDGGYESESFYPNVELNFLEIPNIHVMRESLRKLKDVVYPTIDEAHWHSAVDQTHWLEYIRLLLAGAVRIADKLESGKTSVVVHCSDGWDRTTQLTSLAMLMLDSYYRTLRGFQVLVEKEWVSFGHKFAARVGHGDENHANSERSPLFLQFIDCVWQMTRQFPAAFEFNELFLITVLDHLYSCLFGTFLYNSEQERVDKQVQTKTVSLWSYINSQPEDFTNPFYVDYEHHVLYPLASSRHLELWTSYYARWNPCMRPQMPVHQTLKELLILRAELQRKVDELQREASSSHSLSSSEHTSSPTHTVGTPLHTTV; encoded by the exons ATGGAGAAGCAGGCCGGGGCCGGCGGGGCTGCGGACGGAGCAGGGCCGAACAGAAAGCCCCGGAGCCCGCCCAGCAGCGGACCAGCCGCCGATGAATCTGTGGACAG tcCAACAGGCTCTCATGTAGAGTGGTGTAAACAGCTAATAGCAGCCACCATCTCCAGTCAGATCTCGGGTTCAGTCCCCTCTGACACGATCAGCAGGGATGGCAAG GTGTCCAAGAGGCTGCATCTGAGG AACCGGCCGGTTCTGAGAGACAGGAGACACGTCCAAATGGATCAGGACCAGGTTCCTCTCTTACCAGGAGAGAGCATCCAGACTGTGG CCAAGGATATGATGTACATCTGTCCATTCAGCGGCCTGGTAACTGGGACTCTGACCATCACAGACTACAAGCTCTACTTCACCAGCTTGGAGAGG GAATCTCCGTTCATTCTCGATGTCAACCTGGGGGCCATCAGTCGACTGGAAACCATCAGTGTCCCAAACCATGGAGAAAACACCAGGGGGCTCGAACTGGTCTGCaag GACatgaggagtctgaggtttgcctataagagagaggagaaacaacCCGAAGTGGCAGACGTGGTGGCCAAGCACGGCTTCCCCCTCTCCAATAACCTG CCCCTGTTTGCCTTCCTGTACAAGGAGGAGTTTCCTGTGGATGGCTGGAAGGTGTACGACCCGATGGCTGAATACAAGAGACAG GGTCTCCCCAATGAGAGCTGGACCATCAGTAAAATGAACAGCAGCTACGAGATCTGTGATACCTATCCCTCTGTCCTGGTAATCCCCACTAGCATCAAGGAAGACGACATCAAACGCGTGGCTCTCTTCAGAGCCAAGCACCGCATACCG GTCCTGTCCTGGATACACCCAGAGTCTCAAGCCACTATTATACGCTGCAGCCAGCCTTTAGTCGGACCTTCAGACCGACGCTGTAAAGAGGACGAGCGCTTCCTCCAGATCATCATGGATGCCAACGCCCAGTCCCACAAGCTCACCATCTTTGATGCCCGGCAGAGCAGTGTGGCAGACACCAACAAG gcaAAGGATGGAGGGTATGAGAGTGAGAGCTTCTACCCCAACGTGGAGCTGAACTTCCTGGAGATCCCCAACATCCATGTGATGCGGGAATCGCTGAGGAAGTTGAAGGATGTTGTTTATCCAACCATAGATGAAGCCCACTGGCACTCAGCTGTTGACCAGACACACTGGCTGGAGTACATCCGG ctgctgctggccggGGCGGTGAGGATTGCTGACAAGCTGGAGTCTGGGAAGACGTCTGTGGTGGTGCACTGCAGTGACGGCTGGGACCGGACCACCCAGCTCACCTCTTTGGCCATGCTCATGCTGGACAGCTACTACCGCACTCTCAGAGGATTCCAg gtccTGGTGGAGAAGGAGTGGGTCAGTTTCGGACACAAGTTTGCTGCT CGCGTGGGTCACGGTGATGAGAACCACGCCAACTCAGAGCGCTCGCCTCTCTTCCTCCAGTTCATCGACTGCGTTTGGCAGATGACACGACAG TTCCCAGCAGCCTTTGAGTTCAACGAGCTGTTCCTCATCACAGTGCTGGACCACCTCTacagttgtttgtttggtacattCCTCTATAACAGCGAACAGGAGAGGGTGGACAAG CAAGTGCAGACCAAAACAGTTTCACTGTGGTCCTACATCAACAG CCAGCCGGAGGACTTCACTAATCCATTCTATGTGGACTATGAGCACCATGTTTTGTATCCGCTGGCCTCCTCCAGACATCTGGAGCTTTGGACCAGCTACTACGCCCGCTGGAACCCATGCATGAGGCCACAG
- the mtmr1a gene encoding myotubularin-related protein 1a isoform X1 yields the protein MEKQAGAGGAADGAGPNRKPRSPPSSGPAADESVDSPTGSHVEWCKQLIAATISSQISGSVPSDTISRDGKESYEGLAYQGESDPDALNRPVLRDRRHVQMDQDQVPLLPGESIQTVAKDMMYICPFSGLVTGTLTITDYKLYFTSLERESPFILDVNLGAISRLETISVPNHGENTRGLELVCKDMRSLRFAYKREEKQPEVADVVAKHGFPLSNNLPLFAFLYKEEFPVDGWKVYDPMAEYKRQGLPNESWTISKMNSSYEICDTYPSVLVIPTSIKEDDIKRVALFRAKHRIPVLSWIHPESQATIIRCSQPLVGPSDRRCKEDERFLQIIMDANAQSHKLTIFDARQSSVADTNKAKDGGYESESFYPNVELNFLEIPNIHVMRESLRKLKDVVYPTIDEAHWHSAVDQTHWLEYIRLLLAGAVRIADKLESGKTSVVVHCSDGWDRTTQLTSLAMLMLDSYYRTLRGFQVLVEKEWVSFGHKFAARVGHGDENHANSERSPLFLQFIDCVWQMTRQFPAAFEFNELFLITVLDHLYSCLFGTFLYNSEQERVDKQVQTKTVSLWSYINSQPEDFTNPFYVDYEHHVLYPLASSRHLELWTSYYARWNPCMRPQMPVHQTLKELLILRAELQRKVDELQREASSSHSLSSSEHTSSPTHTVGTPLHTTV from the exons ATGGAGAAGCAGGCCGGGGCCGGCGGGGCTGCGGACGGAGCAGGGCCGAACAGAAAGCCCCGGAGCCCGCCCAGCAGCGGACCAGCCGCCGATGAATCTGTGGACAG tcCAACAGGCTCTCATGTAGAGTGGTGTAAACAGCTAATAGCAGCCACCATCTCCAGTCAGATCTCGGGTTCAGTCCCCTCTGACACGATCAGCAGGGATGGCAAG GAATCATATGAAGGGCTTGCTTACCAAGGAGAAAGTGATCCTGATGCTTTG AACCGGCCGGTTCTGAGAGACAGGAGACACGTCCAAATGGATCAGGACCAGGTTCCTCTCTTACCAGGAGAGAGCATCCAGACTGTGG CCAAGGATATGATGTACATCTGTCCATTCAGCGGCCTGGTAACTGGGACTCTGACCATCACAGACTACAAGCTCTACTTCACCAGCTTGGAGAGG GAATCTCCGTTCATTCTCGATGTCAACCTGGGGGCCATCAGTCGACTGGAAACCATCAGTGTCCCAAACCATGGAGAAAACACCAGGGGGCTCGAACTGGTCTGCaag GACatgaggagtctgaggtttgcctataagagagaggagaaacaacCCGAAGTGGCAGACGTGGTGGCCAAGCACGGCTTCCCCCTCTCCAATAACCTG CCCCTGTTTGCCTTCCTGTACAAGGAGGAGTTTCCTGTGGATGGCTGGAAGGTGTACGACCCGATGGCTGAATACAAGAGACAG GGTCTCCCCAATGAGAGCTGGACCATCAGTAAAATGAACAGCAGCTACGAGATCTGTGATACCTATCCCTCTGTCCTGGTAATCCCCACTAGCATCAAGGAAGACGACATCAAACGCGTGGCTCTCTTCAGAGCCAAGCACCGCATACCG GTCCTGTCCTGGATACACCCAGAGTCTCAAGCCACTATTATACGCTGCAGCCAGCCTTTAGTCGGACCTTCAGACCGACGCTGTAAAGAGGACGAGCGCTTCCTCCAGATCATCATGGATGCCAACGCCCAGTCCCACAAGCTCACCATCTTTGATGCCCGGCAGAGCAGTGTGGCAGACACCAACAAG gcaAAGGATGGAGGGTATGAGAGTGAGAGCTTCTACCCCAACGTGGAGCTGAACTTCCTGGAGATCCCCAACATCCATGTGATGCGGGAATCGCTGAGGAAGTTGAAGGATGTTGTTTATCCAACCATAGATGAAGCCCACTGGCACTCAGCTGTTGACCAGACACACTGGCTGGAGTACATCCGG ctgctgctggccggGGCGGTGAGGATTGCTGACAAGCTGGAGTCTGGGAAGACGTCTGTGGTGGTGCACTGCAGTGACGGCTGGGACCGGACCACCCAGCTCACCTCTTTGGCCATGCTCATGCTGGACAGCTACTACCGCACTCTCAGAGGATTCCAg gtccTGGTGGAGAAGGAGTGGGTCAGTTTCGGACACAAGTTTGCTGCT CGCGTGGGTCACGGTGATGAGAACCACGCCAACTCAGAGCGCTCGCCTCTCTTCCTCCAGTTCATCGACTGCGTTTGGCAGATGACACGACAG TTCCCAGCAGCCTTTGAGTTCAACGAGCTGTTCCTCATCACAGTGCTGGACCACCTCTacagttgtttgtttggtacattCCTCTATAACAGCGAACAGGAGAGGGTGGACAAG CAAGTGCAGACCAAAACAGTTTCACTGTGGTCCTACATCAACAG CCAGCCGGAGGACTTCACTAATCCATTCTATGTGGACTATGAGCACCATGTTTTGTATCCGCTGGCCTCCTCCAGACATCTGGAGCTTTGGACCAGCTACTACGCCCGCTGGAACCCATGCATGAGGCCACAG